In Streptomyces dangxiongensis, one DNA window encodes the following:
- a CDS encoding ATP-binding protein: MEPALVSEDGTAPETPTLHTTVALEGDGADIAQARHLAAQFLTRARAEHSLPVSQRAVDLTQLVVSELVTNARKYAPGPVLMDLRIVGDVVEVVVWDSGPVMPVARAADAGRVGQHGLEIVLAVAQGFEVQREPVGKRITARIALLDDPGAALAGRSPL; the protein is encoded by the coding sequence ATGGAACCAGCCCTGGTGAGTGAGGACGGCACCGCACCGGAGACTCCAACCCTCCATACCACGGTGGCCCTGGAAGGCGACGGCGCGGACATCGCCCAGGCCCGCCACCTGGCAGCGCAGTTCCTCACCCGGGCACGGGCCGAGCACAGTCTGCCCGTCTCGCAGCGCGCCGTAGACCTGACCCAGTTGGTGGTCAGCGAGTTGGTGACCAATGCCCGCAAGTACGCCCCCGGCCCGGTGCTGATGGATCTGCGTATCGTCGGAGACGTGGTCGAAGTGGTGGTGTGGGACTCCGGGCCGGTGATGCCGGTGGCCCGGGCCGCGGATGCCGGACGTGTGGGGCAGCACGGGCTGGAGATCGTGCTGGCAGTTGCTCAGGGCTTCGAGGTCCAGCGGGAGCCGGTCGGCAAACGCATCACCGCTCGCATCGCCTTGCTGGACGACCCCGGCGCTGCCCTCGCCGGGCGGAGCCCTCTCTAA
- a CDS encoding ribosomal protein L7/L12, whose protein sequence is MLLTEVGDRKMEAVRAIRTITGLSLWDSGLLLDSAPTSAPER, encoded by the coding sequence GTGCTGCTGACAGAGGTAGGAGACCGGAAGATGGAGGCGGTCCGTGCCATTCGGACGATCACCGGCCTCAGTCTCTGGGACAGCGGCCTCTTGCTCGACAGCGCGCCAACCTCAGCCCCAGAACGGTAG
- a CDS encoding NADPH-dependent F420 reductase, translated as MTKTIGFIGSGMIGSSLARLAVAAGLDVVMSNSRGPETLADLVAQLGDRAHAVTTEEAAKAGDVVVATVPMSAYDKLPADALAGKTVIDTMNYYPERDGRIAELDSAEVTSSELLQRHLANSRVVKTLHNMDHRRLFRAGLVPPAPRTAAPCPSPGTTRPPRPRSSGFWTSWATTPSTSAHLPTPGAASPAPPVYVWPYLGDRPEGITKEEAQRWFQEAPGEPVPADGVKELVDQAVRGPVGGSFAALPFWG; from the coding sequence ATGACAAAGACCATCGGTTTCATCGGAAGCGGCATGATCGGCAGCTCGCTCGCCCGCCTCGCCGTCGCAGCCGGCCTCGATGTCGTCATGAGCAACTCGCGCGGCCCCGAGACCCTCGCCGACCTGGTCGCCCAACTCGGTGACCGGGCCCACGCGGTCACCACGGAGGAGGCGGCGAAGGCAGGCGACGTGGTGGTGGCAACCGTCCCCATGAGCGCCTACGACAAGCTCCCCGCCGACGCGCTGGCCGGGAAGACCGTGATCGACACGATGAACTACTACCCGGAGCGCGATGGCCGCATCGCAGAACTGGACAGCGCGGAAGTGACCTCCAGCGAGCTGCTCCAGCGGCACCTGGCGAACTCCCGTGTCGTCAAGACGCTCCACAACATGGACCACCGCCGGCTGTTCAGAGCCGGGCTCGTCCCGCCGGCGCCCCGGACCGCAGCGCCCTGCCCGTCGCCGGGGACGACCCGGCCGCCAAGGCCGAGATCGTCCGGCTTCTGGACGTCCTGGGCTACGACGCCGTCGACATCGGCACACTTGCCGACTCCTGGCGCTGCGAGCCCGGCACCCCCCGTCTACGTCTGGCCCTACCTCGGAGACCGCCCCGAGGGGATCACCAAGGAGGAGGCACAGCGCTGGTTCCAGGAAGCCCCGGGCGAGCCGGTGCCCGCCGACGGGGTCAAGGAACTGGTCGACCAGGCTGTCCGGGGCCCCGTGGGCGGCTCCTTCGCCGCCCTACCGTTCTGGGGCTGA